The sequence below is a genomic window from Pelmatolapia mariae isolate MD_Pm_ZW linkage group LG9, Pm_UMD_F_2, whole genome shotgun sequence.
GTGTAACTGGGTAACGTCAGTCATAAAGAGATTGGTTTATgattggttgttttgttttgtttttttttactctaaagTTACCCTGTTTAAAATGTCTGTAGTACTCTTTATGTTGACCCCAATGAAGACCTCAAGCCGAAAAACCTTGGTCAGACACTAAAGTTGTTTTACATACTACAAGTATAGCTACAACTTTAACCAATGcagactttatgcttttctccTGCATTTTGGCTGTAGGTAACATATTGCTAGACACCTCTGATGCATTTAAAATTTTTGTGTGCACTCATCAGATGCAGATCAGTAACCTGAGTGACCTGACACCAGAGGGCAAGGCTGGAGTGACGTGGCCCATAGGAATCAACCCTCCCTTCAAACCCAGGACGCGTTTTGAGGTCATAAACTGGGAGTACTTTACGGAAGAGCACATTTACTCCTGCGTCGATGGCTCCCCCAAATGTGAGTTGAGAGGTGTCAACCGCGCCGACGTCAATGCAATTCTAGAGATTGCGGTCGAGCGTCTCAACGAGCGCTACCAGCCACAGCTACGGTTCCGCAAGAGGCGTCTGCTTAATGGGTACCGTCGCTTTGATCCCACACGTGGTATGGAGTATATACTGGACCTCGCGCTGGAGGCCTACACCCAGAAAGGCCACAGCCAGGTCATCGCCAAACGAGTCAACCTGCTGCGACCTCTAAGTTCAGTTGAGATTATCCCCATGCCTTATGTGACAGAAGCGACACGGGTGCAGGTCATCCTGCCTGTCACCGCCCAGGATCAGGACTATGTCGGGAACTTCCTGGACATGTACGTGATGAACACTCTGGACACCCATGACAATGTTTTACTCACGTTCTTGTTCATCTACGATCCTTTCGATGCGCAGAGAGTCAGTCAGACTGACGTGTTTGCTGGCGTCAAGGCTATGATTGGGGAAGTGGAGAAACGCTATGGAGACGTGAAGATCCCCTGGATCAGTGTGAAGACCGAGGTGCCCTCGCAGGTCAAGCTAATGGACATCATCTCCAAGAAGCACCCGGTGGACACACTATTTTTCCTGGCCAGCGTTTGGACAGAGGTCAACGCTGACTTCCTGAACCGCTGCAGAATGAATGCCATCAGCAATTGGCAAGTCTTCTTCCCCATCCACTTCCAGGAGTACAACCCTGCCGTCCTCTACCGTGACCAGCAGCCCTCTGCTGCCTCCTCCTCCGCTGCTTCGGAGTCACTGCGAGACGGCCACTTTGACCGGCACGTTTTCGACGAGGCCTGCTTTTACAACGCCGACTACATGAGCGCACGGACGAAGATGGCTGCCGACATCCTGGATAACGAGGAGCTCCTGGAAAGCATGGACGTGTACGACATCTTTGTCCGTTACTCGGGCCTGCATGTGTTCAGAGCAGTAGAGCCGGCGCTGATTCAGAAATACGTGCGGCGGACGTGCAATCCCCGCTTCAGCGAGGACATCTACCACCGCTGTGTTCTCAGCAACCTGGAGGGTCTGGGGTCACGCTCGCATCTAGCCATGGCACTGTTTGAGCAAGAGCAGGCCAACAGCACATAGAGCACATAGAGCTTGGACTGAAGGACACTgaatgtgatttttgttttctttctttctttctttctttttttaaacgtgGTACTTCTTGCATCCACACACTGAAATTCTCACCCCCGAACAAGGTGGAAAGAAGTGAGGACTGTTTTTGACACTCCAGCAGCTGCAAATAAACCCTCTGACTTATGACTGTGTAACTTTAAACCTGTCTTGTCCAGACCTGTTGAACCATTACTGATGTTAACGTCACTTTGAGAAGCCGTTACTTGTATTCCGGTCGAACAACAATATTTATagcccccccccttttttttcttttcttttttttaaagacaataaTAAATGAACATAAGCCTTCATTGTTAGAAATGAgtaagaggggaaaaaacttGAGCCATAAGTCTTCCTTTTGTGAGGATTTTTTAAGTAATACTGAAACAAGCTGCCTTTTCTTTAAACTTTGTTCTCTTTAAGAGGTATTAAAGAGTGATACTTCTGCTCAGAGTTGTTGCTTCATTCATTCAAGCTCATGGTGTAAAAGCCTCGGTCTCATTAGACAAAAGGCAACTGTTTATAGGATCTGTACGCGGCGTGCTTGGACAGCTATTCCTGGAGGTATCTGTTGTCTGCTTGGCAGAGCTGAAGAAAAGCCAGAAAAGATTCTGTGGTCAGTAAAGATGGTGTGTTCACATTCACAATAATGCATCTTGTAGTGTTCTCAGTTTTCCCAAAAGCTGCGTTGCAGAGAGCCCCAGAGGCAGTGAACAGTTTGTTCCAAAGCTGCCTGCTCGTCGCATTAAGTCAGTGAATCTCCACCCCTGCCCGGGCCTCCTTGAGTTTTGGCAAGCATTCTGCATGCAcgtcttttttttggggggggggggggtgaactCAGTGCCCGGAGGGAGGGTCGGGGTCTGCAGCGGCTGAGGTGGTTAACCTTGACATGGCGGTGGTTAAACGGGCTGAAAGGCTTACTTCACTCACCTTTCTCCTGTCGGCTCGGGAGaacagaggagcagcagagTTAAAGGAGCTCTTTCTGAGACGGGAGCAAAGCTGCAGTCAGCATTACAGCCACTGCTGCAGCTCCCCGTTGGAAGCGCCTCCACCTGCTTCCTCGTGGTGAGGCCAGTGAACAATAAAAGGCCTGTGTGCCACCTCTGAGGAGCGCCTGGCTCATGGAAGAAACGAAACCCACCAATGAGGCAGGGCACAAAACCAGAGTGTACGGCAGGGCCGTGCAATCCCCCCCGCTTTATTCTGCAGCTAattgaagaaactgaaaaattcaaaAGGCCTTTACAATGAGGGAGCTCACGGAGACTGGACTCCCTGTGATCACGTGTGCATTAGCTGGTGTTTGATTGCAGGGGTGAAAAGCAAATCAGCTCATACAATACAGAATCACTCTGCTGTTCACTAAGCCAGTATTAAAAGGACACTTCACCCTAACATATAATTCATGCCTTTCTCCTCTGCCCTGTAGTTTAGAGTTCTTTCCATTTTGGATGTATCACCTGTAGAGATGTCAGCCTTCTCTTGAATATAATAGAACTTAATGGCACTCACCTTGAGTTGCTCAAAGGgccaaaaattacatttaaataactCAGCAGCTAAACCCGATCATTGGAAAAAAAGTCACAAACCCAGCTGCAGGCAGTTTCTTCAACTGCAAGCTGGGAAattaataaaattttaatttcaggTGAAATTTGGTCTTCTACCCACCAATAAAATGACTACAGTGCAACGTTTTGTTTTGCCTCTCAGCCCATCTTTTTCATGTAGTCACATCCCTCCTCACCAGGCTGTGGCAGCTTTGCGTCACTTCATATTTATCcattagtttttaaaataatactttttaataataatgattaaagTTCAAGGAAAGTCCAGATGATTAAAAGGCAAGTTTTCTCTTTTATACAAACTCTTTGCCTAATCatcttcttcctgatgtttaCCTCTAGGAGTCGCCAAAGCAGATcttctgcctccatctcactgtAGCCCCCAGCTCTCTCCATGTcctttcactacatccatgaaccttctctgtggtcttcctcttttcctcccacCTGgtagctccatattcaacattcTTTCTCtgatatatccactatccctcctctccACATGCCCAAAGCATCTCAGcctttgtctccaaaccagtcactctgagctgtccctctgatgatAACTCTTTCTAATCCCGTCACTTCTGGTCACTCCCAGTGAAACTATTAAAACCAGCACATGTTTGTTAAAGTGTTATTTGgttaaataagaataaaagttGGAATCAAATTAAGGAATGAATCCCTTTGTGACAAGTGAGATGGCAAAACTTCTGCAAGTCCCACAGAGACAATCCAACCAATCCAATCCTATGAAACACTGTAGACAAAAACGGGTAAATATAAAACACTTGGAAACTGGTTTCATATCTATGCAACAATATCATGTTGTATAGTAAAAGCTGGTTTTGAGTTTCTACGCAGTGTAACCAATAGGGTTTCACTTATCTTTGAGCCAAAAAACTGCAGATGGACCACAGAGTTGAAGACTTTTCTTCTAACTCCAAAAAGCTATTTCTATAATTAAATGTTTAAGTAAAACCCTAAAGTCTGAGAGCTATATGGAGTCACATACTAAACTCATCTCACTAAGTAACCTTTATTTCACTGCACTCAAATGAGCTCCAGTCACCAGATCAGGGATGTGGTGGGGACAGGAGATTCTGATCATGGCTGTGCAGCAC
It includes:
- the chpf2 gene encoding chondroitin sulfate glucuronyltransferase, whose amino-acid sequence is MRLSSFLALFRPALPLILGLSLGCSLSLLMVSWTQGDTEDSCGDQLGNGRRFLGGGEGHRDSRDGAGDADFQPRIVPYHKDPNKPHKKVLRTRYIHTELGIRERLLVGVLTSRATLNTLAVAVNRTVAHHFHRTFFFTGLRSPKVPHGMTVVAHGDDRPVWLMYETVRHLHQHYGSEYDWFLLAQDDTYMQADRLSELVGHLSAGQDLYMGRAEEFIGGEEKARYCHGGYGYLLSRSLLARLQPHLDTCRNDILSVRPDEWLGRCIIDYLGMSCVEVHQEMTYRYFELGKNADPEREDSPEFKNAFTVHPVSDPNLMYRLHKRFSHIELEWTYLQIQQLQMQISNLSDLTPEGKAGVTWPIGINPPFKPRTRFEVINWEYFTEEHIYSCVDGSPKCELRGVNRADVNAILEIAVERLNERYQPQLRFRKRRLLNGYRRFDPTRGMEYILDLALEAYTQKGHSQVIAKRVNLLRPLSSVEIIPMPYVTEATRVQVILPVTAQDQDYVGNFLDMYVMNTLDTHDNVLLTFLFIYDPFDAQRVSQTDVFAGVKAMIGEVEKRYGDVKIPWISVKTEVPSQVKLMDIISKKHPVDTLFFLASVWTEVNADFLNRCRMNAISNWQVFFPIHFQEYNPAVLYRDQQPSAASSSAASESLRDGHFDRHVFDEACFYNADYMSARTKMAADILDNEELLESMDVYDIFVRYSGLHVFRAVEPALIQKYVRRTCNPRFSEDIYHRCVLSNLEGLGSRSHLAMALFEQEQANST